From Paraflavitalea devenefica, the proteins below share one genomic window:
- a CDS encoding sensor histidine kinase, protein MIRYSSLVCLLVLITTWCKAQLPLDENRYADSLHTVLQQATADSVKTKASYLLSYYWVFRDPAKSRQYLEQGRQYARQHPFQTAVSYFYEGIIFYATGEVAQSEAAFLKADSLLSQFDTKTAYTFRSQSWHNYGVLQQAKGDEKTFADILINKAIPLAKIADDSANLGKNYHDLALTFKNTAQYEKASTWCLMAIGIFKKLPATTNLATAYITAAENYVLWEKYPPAKAMLDSAGALLAPHPGSSLLVDYYAAESIYFNAIHQYQQALVSTGKGIEQAKQRNRRYEEQRLLLQQFYALFGQKDYRQAKPVLNYLLEQPEMMSQIINRLQLYKGMAETNAGLGDMRSAYEWSDRYSKLSDSVHESQLKNDIQALEIRFNNAENQKKIAVLKAEKEKAVLSAKNTRLLNWFLVSATALLLVVACLALLYYRNNKKLSEQKDLNHQQQLKEIEQQQQIQFSQAMLQGEERERRRVAGDLHDGLGGMLAGVKLNLTGLTAPAVAQEADLNKVIGQLDQSISELRRIARNMMPEALLKFGLETALKDLCESMMAENIRISFQSLGIEKNIPQQKQVTVYRIVQELLTNAIRHAGASDILLQCSQHDDIFFVTLEDNGKGFDTKLVSQAKGMGLGNVKSRVDYLKGKMDIVSAINEGTTINLELNVAGQ, encoded by the coding sequence ATGATCCGCTATAGCTCCCTCGTATGTCTGTTGGTCCTGATCACCACCTGGTGTAAGGCCCAGTTACCATTGGATGAAAACCGGTATGCCGACAGCCTGCATACCGTATTACAGCAAGCCACTGCCGATAGTGTTAAGACAAAGGCCAGTTATCTTTTATCTTATTACTGGGTATTCAGGGATCCTGCAAAATCACGGCAATACCTGGAGCAGGGGCGGCAATATGCCCGGCAACACCCTTTTCAAACAGCCGTCTCTTATTTTTATGAGGGTATTATTTTCTATGCTACCGGCGAGGTAGCCCAAAGTGAAGCTGCTTTCCTGAAAGCCGACAGCCTGCTCAGCCAATTCGATACAAAAACAGCTTATACTTTCAGGTCGCAGTCCTGGCATAATTACGGCGTGCTGCAGCAGGCGAAAGGGGATGAAAAAACATTTGCTGATATTTTGATCAATAAAGCCATCCCCTTGGCCAAGATAGCGGACGATAGTGCGAACCTGGGCAAGAATTATCATGACCTGGCGCTTACTTTTAAAAATACGGCGCAGTATGAGAAAGCTTCCACCTGGTGCCTGATGGCGATCGGTATCTTTAAAAAATTACCCGCTACTACCAACCTGGCCACTGCCTATATCACGGCCGCAGAAAACTATGTATTGTGGGAAAAATATCCGCCGGCCAAGGCCATGCTCGACAGCGCCGGCGCCTTACTGGCCCCTCATCCGGGCTCATCGCTCCTGGTAGATTATTATGCGGCCGAAAGCATTTATTTTAACGCCATCCACCAATACCAACAGGCATTGGTCAGTACCGGTAAAGGCATTGAGCAGGCCAAACAACGAAACAGGCGCTATGAAGAACAACGGCTGTTATTGCAGCAATTCTATGCCTTGTTTGGCCAAAAGGATTACAGGCAGGCAAAGCCTGTATTGAACTACCTGTTGGAACAGCCGGAAATGATGTCACAGATCATCAACCGGCTACAGCTTTATAAAGGAATGGCTGAAACGAATGCGGGACTGGGGGATATGCGATCGGCCTATGAATGGAGCGACCGGTATAGTAAGCTCAGCGATAGTGTGCATGAGAGCCAGTTGAAAAACGATATCCAGGCCCTGGAGATCAGGTTCAATAATGCAGAAAACCAAAAGAAGATAGCTGTGCTCAAAGCAGAAAAGGAGAAAGCGGTACTGTCGGCCAAAAATACCCGGTTGCTCAACTGGTTTTTGGTGTCTGCCACGGCGTTATTGCTGGTGGTTGCCTGCCTGGCTTTATTGTATTACAGGAATAACAAAAAGTTATCTGAGCAGAAGGACCTGAACCATCAGCAGCAGCTTAAGGAAATAGAGCAGCAGCAGCAAATACAATTCAGCCAGGCTATGCTGCAGGGAGAAGAACGGGAGCGCAGGCGCGTGGCCGGCGACCTGCACGATGGGCTGGGGGGCATGCTGGCCGGTGTAAAGCTCAATTTAACGGGGCTCACGGCGCCCGCTGTAGCACAAGAGGCAGACCTGAATAAGGTGATCGGCCAGCTTGATCAGTCAATCAGTGAACTGCGCCGTATCGCCCGCAATATGATGCCCGAAGCATTGCTTAAGTTCGGACTGGAAACGGCCCTGAAAGATCTATGTGAGTCTATGATGGCCGAAAACATCCGCATCAGCTTTCAGTCATTGGGCATTGAGAAGAACATTCCCCAGCAAAAGCAGGTAACTGTTTATCGTATTGTGCAGGAGTTGCTCACGAATGCGATACGCCATGCCGGCGCCTCAGACATTTTATTGCAGTGCAGCCAGCATGATGATATTTTCTTTGTAACGCTGGAAGATAACGGGAAAGGGTTCGATACGAAGCTGGTGTCCCAGGCAAAAGGAATGGGACTGGGTAATGTAAAAAGCAGGGTGGACTACCTGAAGGGGAAAATGGACATCGTATCGGCCATTAATGAAGGTACCACGATAAATCTTGAATTAAATGTTGCAGGACAATAG
- a CDS encoding SWIB/MDM2 domain-containing protein — protein MATKKAPKKAAKKAVKKAAKKAAPKKVAKKAVKKAAKKAVKKSARKPNAAFMAPLTPSATLAEVIGSKPIPRTEIVKKIWDYIKKNGLQDKKNKRNINADAKLKPIFGKDQITMFELAKIVSKHVK, from the coding sequence ATGGCAACAAAAAAAGCGCCCAAGAAAGCAGCTAAAAAAGCAGTAAAAAAGGCCGCCAAAAAAGCAGCTCCTAAGAAAGTTGCGAAGAAAGCAGTTAAGAAAGCCGCTAAGAAAGCTGTTAAAAAATCAGCCAGGAAGCCCAATGCAGCCTTCATGGCCCCACTAACGCCAAGCGCTACACTGGCTGAAGTGATTGGCAGCAAACCAATCCCCAGAACTGAGATCGTTAAGAAGATCTGGGATTACATCAAGAAAAATGGCCTGCAGGACAAAAAGAACAAAAGAAACATTAATGCAGACGCCAAGCTGAAACCAATCTTTGGCAAAGACCAGATCACGATGTTTGAACTGGCCAAGATTGTCAGCAAGCATGTAAAATAA
- a CDS encoding TlpA family protein disulfide reductase: MMKLLLACSAICMMGSCHAQTDPPAVAVLQKTAAALNSFTKMSYHYTREMRYYENNYHNIDSAALYVEYIKNSPIGLRFQANQERSAFIYDGGITLRLDKKGMTIDSASVKTAREMESSSFLYHSLPMLRNILPLIINNDSIQKTVSDTTISAQSFLCVKLEGPGMYFTLTDIKRAQSPVAQKVYYLIIDKKTYLPFQFIAKFIRGRDDRDFVTIAYTNINTRPVVPPAASWTYVAYAHQYQPFRPDVKVPMVKTGDIANNFRLPDYTPGFIDSVSLYQFAGKIVLLDFWFKSCGPCMEAMPHYNALQNKFDTAHFQLLSINIEDGEKDMQFFFNKFRPTYKMLYKGGEVFKRMGLPGCPSLVLLDKKGKVVQVAVGFDQQAIEKKIEEVMAQN, from the coding sequence ATGATGAAATTACTCCTTGCCTGTAGCGCTATATGCATGATGGGAAGCTGCCATGCCCAAACAGATCCGCCTGCAGTAGCTGTGCTGCAAAAGACAGCCGCCGCACTTAACAGTTTTACAAAGATGAGCTACCATTACACCCGCGAGATGAGGTATTATGAAAACAATTATCATAATATAGACAGTGCTGCCCTATATGTTGAATACATCAAAAACAGCCCGATTGGGTTAAGGTTTCAGGCAAACCAGGAAAGATCTGCTTTTATTTATGATGGCGGGATCACATTGCGATTGGATAAGAAAGGCATGACCATTGACAGCGCATCCGTGAAAACCGCCCGGGAAATGGAAAGCAGCAGTTTCCTGTATCATTCACTGCCCATGCTGCGCAATATCCTGCCACTGATCATCAATAACGATAGCATTCAAAAAACGGTAAGTGATACAACGATCAGCGCACAATCTTTTCTTTGTGTAAAATTAGAGGGGCCTGGTATGTATTTTACACTTACTGATATAAAACGTGCACAGTCTCCGGTTGCACAAAAAGTTTATTACCTTATTATTGATAAAAAAACTTACTTACCCTTTCAGTTCATTGCCAAATTTATCCGTGGCCGGGATGACCGTGATTTTGTGACGATAGCTTACACAAACATTAATACCAGGCCTGTTGTGCCGCCGGCTGCTTCCTGGACCTATGTTGCTTATGCACACCAGTATCAGCCATTCCGTCCTGATGTGAAGGTGCCTATGGTAAAGACCGGTGATATAGCCAATAACTTCAGGCTGCCTGATTATACGCCCGGCTTTATTGATAGTGTATCCCTTTACCAGTTTGCCGGCAAAATAGTGTTGCTCGATTTCTGGTTTAAATCCTGTGGTCCCTGTATGGAAGCCATGCCCCATTATAATGCATTGCAGAACAAATTCGACACAGCGCACTTCCAGCTACTCAGCATTAATATTGAAGATGGAGAAAAGGATATGCAATTCTTTTTCAATAAATTCCGGCCAACATATAAAATGCTGTATAAGGGTGGGGAGGTGTTCAAACGGATGGGACTTCCCGGCTGTCCATCCCTGGTATTGCTGGATAAAAAGGGAAAAGTGGTGCAGGTGGCTGTTGGCTTTGATCAGCAAGCTATTGAAAAGAAAATAGAAGAGGTCATGGCACAAAACTAA
- the sigJ gene encoding RNA polymerase sigma factor SigJ — protein MDNRAELFIEYKGLLFSIAYNMLGSVDTAEDIVQEAFLKWMETPEGTVRHAKAYLVKIVTNTCINYLNSARVKREEYIGVWLPEPLVNYDSSRDQARIETYHALSIGVMVLLEKLTPQERAIFLLKEIFAYDYYELAGIFDKTEDNCRQIFKRAKGNLGKDTHRFEVDLRVHEKMLNKLLQATSEGNLEDLIELLKEDIVLFADGAGKFIQVKEQRLTAAYKPIHGRENVCRLIMSAMSKLYEQPGFRQEVIIANGMPSFVSYLGDTPISLFSVETDGEQIRNIYIQTNPDKLKQFRK, from the coding sequence ATGGACAATAGAGCAGAACTGTTTATTGAATACAAAGGCCTTCTCTTTTCAATAGCCTACAATATGCTTGGCAGCGTTGACACGGCCGAAGACATTGTACAGGAAGCTTTCCTGAAATGGATGGAAACGCCTGAAGGCACGGTGAGGCATGCCAAGGCTTACCTGGTAAAGATCGTTACCAATACCTGTATCAACTACCTCAACAGCGCCCGCGTAAAACGCGAGGAGTACATCGGGGTATGGCTGCCCGAACCATTGGTAAATTATGACAGCTCCCGCGACCAGGCCCGAATAGAAACCTACCATGCCCTGTCAATAGGCGTCATGGTCTTACTGGAAAAATTAACCCCGCAGGAAAGGGCCATCTTCCTCTTAAAGGAAATATTTGCCTATGACTATTATGAGCTGGCCGGCATATTTGATAAAACAGAGGATAACTGCCGGCAGATCTTCAAACGGGCAAAAGGCAACCTTGGCAAGGATACCCATCGCTTTGAAGTAGACCTGCGGGTGCATGAAAAAATGCTCAATAAACTGCTGCAGGCTACTTCAGAAGGCAACCTGGAAGACCTCATCGAGCTGCTGAAAGAAGACATCGTATTGTTTGCAGATGGGGCCGGCAAGTTTATCCAGGTTAAAGAGCAACGGCTTACCGCTGCCTATAAACCTATTCATGGAAGGGAAAATGTATGCAGGCTGATCATGAGCGCCATGTCCAAATTATACGAGCAGCCCGGTTTCCGCCAGGAAGTCATTATCGCCAATGGGATGCCCTCCTTTGTTTCTTACCTGGGCGACACCCCCATCAGTCTTTTCTCCGTGGAAACGGATGGTGAACAGATCAGGAATATTTATATCCAGACCAATCCCGATAAGTTGAAACAGTTTAGGAAATAA
- a CDS encoding sensor histidine kinase, translating to MSKRPSIFTWDKYARIEWIFFICLCIIIPMGSDLEYTFNEDPSGFHRNYLQENIIRRIVWGFYSIIPYYLFYKLAIQQFLVKRKYGYFLLSVLLFIVSYELYKVYVMYWSISKLSFLPADMVEEASRWMKQKGLHFSIHYLLLQFLEMAALAYFIHYDKQQKQIRQLKQLQTEADLQYLQSQLHPHFFFNTLNNIYALALQQSQLTAPLVARLSEMMRYVLYEANKPKQPLTSEIQFMNSYIEVQSVRYNEKLSIRFDTQGITSQAMIEPLLLLPFIENAFKHGIEEELHAGYIETIIVLNEGELTLSVKNSKAMKAAEQTGRTGIGMENVRKRLALLYPSKHSLAIQETDHSYTVLLTIMLN from the coding sequence ATGAGTAAACGGCCATCTATTTTTACATGGGATAAGTACGCCAGGATTGAATGGATATTCTTTATTTGTCTTTGCATTATCATCCCCATGGGCTCGGATCTTGAGTACACTTTCAACGAAGACCCTTCCGGGTTTCACCGGAATTATCTCCAGGAAAATATCATCAGGCGGATCGTTTGGGGTTTCTATAGTATCATTCCTTACTATTTATTCTACAAGCTGGCCATCCAGCAATTCCTGGTTAAAAGGAAGTATGGGTACTTTTTGCTTTCGGTGCTGCTATTTATCGTATCCTACGAACTGTACAAAGTGTATGTCATGTATTGGTCTATTTCCAAACTCTCTTTCTTACCGGCTGATATGGTAGAAGAGGCCTCCAGGTGGATGAAACAAAAAGGCCTTCATTTCAGCATTCATTACCTGCTGTTACAATTCCTGGAAATGGCGGCATTGGCTTATTTTATCCACTACGACAAACAACAAAAGCAGATCCGGCAATTAAAACAATTGCAAACCGAGGCCGACCTCCAATACCTCCAGTCACAATTACACCCCCACTTCTTTTTTAATACCCTCAACAACATTTATGCACTGGCATTGCAGCAATCACAGCTCACCGCCCCCCTGGTAGCCCGCCTGTCGGAGATGATGCGTTATGTACTGTATGAGGCAAATAAACCCAAACAACCTTTAACCAGTGAAATACAGTTCATGAATAGTTATATAGAAGTACAGTCTGTACGGTACAATGAGAAACTGTCCATCCGGTTCGATACGCAGGGCATCACCAGCCAGGCAATGATTGAGCCCCTGCTATTATTGCCTTTTATTGAGAACGCATTCAAGCATGGTATAGAAGAAGAGCTCCATGCAGGCTATATTGAAACGATTATTGTGTTGAATGAGGGCGAGCTTACCTTATCTGTAAAGAACAGCAAAGCCATGAAAGCTGCGGAACAAACAGGCAGGACCGGCATTGGCATGGAGAATGTACGGAAAAGGCTTGCCTTGCTTTACCCCAGTAAGCATTCTCTGGCCATACAGGAAACGGACCATAGTTATACAGTACTTTTAACCATTATGTTGAACTGA
- a CDS encoding PRC-barrel domain-containing protein, whose amino-acid sequence MVMQDKNYEIDNQTGVNHEGPDANNPVRRLTARSITGDKVENPNGDDLGKIEDLMINLNTGEVEYVVLESGAFLGLGGKLFAIPFKELVLNPAKEVFVLNREKEYLKEAPGFDKNHWPDTNDHRYFERVTSYYDRTPIPMLPL is encoded by the coding sequence ATGGTAATGCAAGATAAGAACTATGAGATTGACAACCAGACGGGTGTCAACCATGAAGGGCCAGATGCTAATAACCCGGTACGACGGCTAACAGCCCGTTCTATTACAGGCGATAAGGTAGAAAATCCTAATGGGGATGATCTTGGTAAGATAGAAGACCTGATGATCAATCTAAATACAGGCGAGGTAGAATACGTAGTGCTGGAGAGTGGGGCTTTCCTGGGATTGGGCGGAAAGCTTTTTGCCATTCCTTTTAAAGAGCTCGTGCTGAATCCTGCGAAAGAAGTGTTTGTATTGAATCGTGAAAAAGAATACCTGAAAGAAGCGCCGGGATTTGATAAGAATCACTGGCCCGATACCAACGATCACCGTTATTTTGAACGGGTGACCAGCTATTACGACCGTACACCTATTCCAATGTTGCCATTGTAA
- a CDS encoding response regulator transcription factor, whose product MLQDNSITLAIVDDHPVVMEGVQKLLESKKHIQVAGCFTTGADFMAFIKSNKVDIVLLDISLPDVSGIDLCKDIKALSPATCVLVLSNHSERSIIMQMLQNGASGYLLKNASAAELTNSINEALEGQITFSREVKEIIARPSASALRGIPQLTRREKEILHLISEGVTTAGIAVQLSLSPLTIETHRRNLLQKFDVKNVAALIKIAVQQGLV is encoded by the coding sequence ATGTTGCAGGACAATAGTATCACATTGGCCATTGTAGATGACCATCCGGTAGTGATGGAAGGCGTACAGAAGCTGCTGGAGAGTAAAAAGCATATACAGGTTGCCGGCTGCTTTACAACAGGCGCCGATTTCATGGCATTCATAAAGAGCAACAAAGTTGATATTGTGCTGCTGGATATATCCCTCCCGGATGTCAGTGGGATAGACTTATGTAAAGATATCAAGGCCCTATCGCCTGCCACTTGTGTGCTGGTATTGAGTAACCACAGTGAACGAAGCATTATTATGCAAATGCTGCAAAACGGGGCCAGTGGTTATTTGCTGAAGAATGCTTCTGCTGCTGAGCTTACCAACAGTATCAACGAAGCGCTGGAGGGGCAGATCACTTTCAGCAGAGAAGTAAAGGAGATCATTGCCCGGCCTTCGGCCAGCGCATTAAGAGGTATTCCCCAACTGACCAGGAGGGAAAAAGAAATACTGCACCTTATTTCTGAAGGTGTCACTACTGCAGGTATAGCTGTACAACTTTCCTTAAGCCCGCTTACCATAGAAACCCACCGCAGGAACCTGCTGCAGAAGTTTGATGTAAAGAATGTAGCTGCCCTGATCAAGATCGCAGTACAGCAGGGATTGGTTTAA
- a CDS encoding LytR/AlgR family response regulator transcription factor: MIRCMIVDDEPLAQQVLEKHISQTEGLVLTAKCFYAAEAFAVLHQQPIDLLFLDIKMPLVNGTQFIQSLKNPPAFIFTTAYSEFALLSYELQAVDYLLKPITYERFRKGIARFLHQQPSPAPEPEKNYLYLKVNGSLLKVYHADILFAQSMKDYIKVVTTTGTHITHLTMKSLLLLLPEDGFKRAHRSYVVNTRHINMISKDSVTIGKNVIPVGEHYKMNLKIL; the protein is encoded by the coding sequence ATGATAAGATGCATGATCGTTGATGATGAGCCGCTGGCGCAACAGGTACTGGAAAAGCACATCAGCCAAACCGAGGGCCTGGTGCTGACCGCCAAATGCTTTTATGCAGCCGAAGCATTCGCAGTTTTGCATCAGCAGCCTATTGACCTTCTGTTCCTGGATATCAAAATGCCCCTGGTCAATGGCACGCAGTTCATACAATCACTTAAAAACCCGCCTGCCTTTATTTTCACTACTGCCTATTCCGAGTTTGCCCTGTTGAGCTATGAACTGCAGGCGGTTGATTACCTGCTGAAGCCCATCACCTATGAACGGTTCAGGAAAGGCATTGCCCGCTTTTTGCACCAGCAACCCTCCCCTGCACCGGAACCGGAAAAGAACTACCTGTACCTTAAAGTCAATGGCAGTCTGCTGAAAGTATATCATGCCGACATACTTTTTGCCCAATCCATGAAAGACTATATTAAGGTGGTTACTACTACCGGCACGCATATTACCCATCTCACGATGAAATCATTATTGCTGTTGCTTCCCGAAGACGGGTTCAAAAGGGCCCACCGGTCGTATGTGGTCAACACCCGGCATATTAACATGATCAGTAAAGATTCCGTAACCATCGGCAAAAACGTCATACCCGTGGGCGAGCACTACAAAATGAACCTGAAAATATTATAG
- the ligD gene encoding DNA ligase D, protein MALTVYRKKRSFRRTPEPTGGKASGKTLRFVVQKHDATRLHYDFRLEMDGVLKSWAVPKGPSTNPEDKRLAMMVEDHPYDYRSFEGIIPEGNYGAGTVIVWDEGTYEPLEPSGDKKKDEKALLKQIKEGSLKFRLNGHKLQGEFALVRLKNAANNAWLLIKHRDQYAKATNVTRKVRSVLSDKTLEEVTKTSDNIYGQPAASTTANTKKAGTRKTQKPVKKAAPRKTARKKKPVTGLQEAPKAPFPKNIRPMLGTLVNEPFDQPGWLYEIKWDGYRALALCHKGAVELLSRNNKSFNEKFYPVYQAVLDWKIEAVIDGEICVVNDKGIAHFGSLQNWRSEADGELVYYVFDILWLDGHDLTGLPLVQRRELLRPLVPASGIIRYSEAFESSATEFLSVAAEMGMEGVMAKRADSVYIPGERTRDWLKLKANKRHEVVIGGFTKNEDSPKLFSALLVGVYEGKRLHYTGKVGTGFNDKMQREMMKQFKSLVTPKCPFTEPPDVNKPSRFRPDPPHATVTWLKPKLVGEVSYAEITDDGVMRHPSFAGMRDDKKATAVVAETAVEVKEVTRRARKNPAAKLLKKGGKRERKTLLNPSEATQVRAINGHELSFTNLHKVFWPTEKYTKRDMLNYYYQVAPYILPYLVDRPQSLNRYPNGIRGKSFYQKDITGKAPDWIKQFPYHTSEGEDKNFMVPTNEASLLWMANLGAIEMNPWNSTIHKPDHPDWCCLDLDPDKGNTFEQVIQTAQMVKQVLDDLGVEGYPKTSGSTGIHVYIPLGAKYTYDECQLFGKLIATRVHEQLPRFTSIERLTRNRKGKLYIDYLQNRPKATLAAAYSLRPKPGATVSMPLDWTEVKKGLRLTHFTLKNAVARITKTGDLFKPVLGKGVNIARVLKQLQ, encoded by the coding sequence ATGGCATTAACAGTGTACCGGAAAAAACGCTCCTTCCGCAGAACACCGGAACCTACCGGCGGGAAGGCCTCCGGCAAAACCTTACGCTTTGTGGTGCAGAAACATGATGCCACCCGTTTGCATTATGATTTCAGGCTGGAAATGGATGGCGTGCTGAAGAGCTGGGCCGTGCCCAAGGGGCCTTCTACCAACCCGGAGGACAAAAGACTGGCCATGATGGTAGAAGACCACCCGTATGATTACCGCAGCTTTGAAGGCATTATCCCCGAAGGGAATTATGGGGCAGGAACGGTGATCGTATGGGATGAAGGCACGTATGAACCACTGGAGCCCAGCGGCGATAAGAAGAAAGATGAAAAAGCACTGCTTAAACAAATCAAAGAAGGCTCCCTCAAGTTCAGGCTCAACGGACATAAGCTACAGGGAGAATTTGCCCTGGTACGGTTAAAGAATGCAGCTAACAATGCCTGGCTGCTGATCAAACACCGGGACCAATACGCCAAAGCAACCAATGTTACCCGGAAAGTCCGCTCTGTTCTATCCGATAAAACACTGGAAGAAGTGACCAAAACAAGCGATAACATTTACGGGCAGCCGGCAGCTTCCACTACTGCCAACACCAAAAAGGCCGGCACACGCAAAACCCAAAAGCCAGTAAAGAAAGCAGCTCCGCGCAAGACGGCGCGAAAAAAAAAACCGGTAACCGGTCTGCAGGAAGCGCCTAAAGCACCCTTCCCAAAAAATATTCGCCCCATGCTGGGAACCCTGGTGAATGAGCCGTTTGACCAACCCGGTTGGCTATATGAGATCAAATGGGATGGGTACCGGGCGCTGGCCCTTTGTCATAAAGGGGCAGTGGAATTGCTATCCAGGAACAATAAATCCTTCAATGAAAAATTCTATCCGGTATATCAGGCAGTACTCGATTGGAAGATCGAGGCCGTTATAGACGGAGAGATCTGCGTAGTGAATGATAAAGGCATTGCGCACTTCGGGTCATTACAGAATTGGCGCAGCGAGGCCGATGGAGAACTGGTGTATTATGTATTTGATATCCTGTGGCTGGATGGTCATGACCTGACTGGGTTGCCCCTGGTACAACGCAGGGAGTTGTTGCGCCCCTTGGTGCCGGCATCGGGCATCATCCGCTACAGCGAAGCCTTTGAAAGCTCTGCTACCGAATTCCTGTCGGTGGCGGCAGAGATGGGTATGGAGGGGGTAATGGCCAAAAGGGCCGACAGCGTTTATATACCTGGTGAACGAACCAGGGATTGGCTAAAGCTAAAAGCCAATAAAAGGCATGAAGTAGTGATTGGTGGCTTTACTAAGAATGAGGATTCGCCCAAACTCTTCAGCGCATTACTGGTGGGTGTTTATGAGGGGAAGCGGTTGCATTATACCGGTAAAGTAGGTACGGGGTTTAATGATAAGATGCAACGGGAAATGATGAAGCAATTCAAATCACTGGTCACCCCCAAATGTCCTTTTACCGAACCGCCGGACGTTAATAAACCCTCCCGTTTCAGGCCCGATCCGCCACATGCTACTGTTACCTGGTTAAAGCCAAAGCTGGTAGGCGAAGTGAGCTATGCAGAAATTACCGATGATGGTGTGATGCGCCATCCCAGTTTTGCAGGCATGCGGGACGACAAGAAAGCGACAGCAGTAGTAGCAGAAACGGCAGTGGAAGTAAAAGAAGTAACCAGGCGTGCCCGGAAAAACCCGGCAGCCAAACTATTAAAGAAGGGAGGCAAACGGGAAAGGAAAACCCTGTTGAATCCTTCTGAAGCCACCCAGGTGCGGGCCATCAATGGCCATGAATTATCTTTTACCAACCTGCATAAGGTGTTCTGGCCAACGGAAAAATATACCAAGCGGGATATGCTGAACTATTACTACCAGGTGGCTCCCTATATCCTTCCTTACCTGGTAGACCGCCCCCAATCGCTGAACAGATACCCGAATGGGATCAGGGGCAAGAGCTTTTACCAAAAGGATATAACCGGTAAAGCGCCGGACTGGATCAAGCAGTTTCCTTATCATACCAGTGAGGGGGAAGACAAGAATTTCATGGTGCCTACCAATGAGGCCAGCTTATTATGGATGGCCAACCTGGGCGCTATTGAAATGAATCCCTGGAACAGTACCATTCATAAACCGGACCATCCCGATTGGTGCTGCCTTGACCTTGACCCGGATAAAGGCAATACGTTTGAGCAGGTGATACAAACCGCCCAAATGGTAAAGCAGGTACTGGACGACCTGGGTGTTGAAGGCTATCCCAAGACATCCGGTTCCACCGGTATACACGTTTATATTCCGTTGGGCGCTAAGTATACGTATGACGAATGCCAGTTATTTGGCAAGCTCATTGCCACCCGTGTACACGAGCAGTTACCCCGCTTTACCAGTATTGAAAGGCTCACCCGCAACAGGAAAGGAAAGCTCTATATAGACTACCTGCAAAACCGCCCCAAAGCCACGCTGGCAGCGGCTTACTCATTGCGGCCCAAACCCGGCGCCACAGTGTCTATGCCGCTGGATTGGACTGAAGTAAAAAAGGGGTTACGGCTCACCCATTTTACCCTCAAAAATGCAGTGGCAAGGATCACCAAAACCGGTGATCTGTTCAAGCCGGTATTGGGTAAAGGCGTTAATATAGCAAGGGTGCTGAAGCAACTACAATAG
- a CDS encoding dodecin family protein has protein sequence MAIVKVIEVIASSEKSIDDALQNAVKEAAKTVRNIDSVYVKDIKAHVKDDKIISYGLICKISFRLDAH, from the coding sequence ATGGCTATCGTAAAAGTTATTGAAGTGATCGCTTCTTCAGAAAAAAGTATTGATGATGCTTTGCAAAATGCAGTGAAAGAAGCCGCTAAAACCGTTCGCAATATTGACTCCGTGTACGTAAAAGACATCAAGGCCCATGTAAAAGATGATAAGATTATTTCCTATGGCCTGATCTGTAAGATATCATTCCGGCTGGATGCTCATTGA